The proteins below come from a single Zea mays cultivar B73 chromosome 8, Zm-B73-REFERENCE-NAM-5.0, whole genome shotgun sequence genomic window:
- the LOC109943973 gene encoding uncharacterized protein: protein MGTPAIYTAPIGVPIQSFNNTCYLSQQTTHSLSSPLLTWEHPIQPTTLRDCNMKLLAGGQRRRQRGFGKALKEQRARLYIIQRCVVMLLRWHD from the coding sequence ATGGGCACGCCTGCTATATATACGGCGCCCATTGGAGTGCCGATTCAAAGTTTCAACAACACCTGCTACTTGAGCCAACAAACAACACACAGCTTGTCCTCGCCATTGCTCACTTGGGAGCATCCAATCCAACCCACAACACTTCGTGACTGCAATATGAAGCTGCTCGCTGGAGGCCAGAGGAGGAGGCAGAGGGGATTCGGCAAGGCCCTCAAGGAGCAGAGGGCCAGGCTCTACATCATCCAGAGATGCGTCGTCATGCTCCTACGCTGGCACGACTGA